One part of the Sulfolobus tengchongensis genome encodes these proteins:
- a CDS encoding acetate--CoA ligase family protein — MDNLEFLFKPKSIAVVGASRYKEKVGNVVFRNLLSTFNGKLYPINPKAEDVEGVKAYKSVKDIPDNIDLGIITVPREVVPQVMEEFVEKGVKASIIITAGFREVGEEKLEYEVINIARKGGIRVLGPNTFGIITPEFNATFTYTDVKRGNIGLVVQSGGLGVYMLNWAQKFRVGISYMISLGNQADVKEYEVIDYLSRDAETRAIFVYLEGVSDGTSFLETLPDAVRRKPVVFLKGGTTSQGASAAKTHTGSLAGSFEVFKAAVKTVGGILIDNLHDMLNLAKILMYSEPISNEILVITNSGGHGVLVSDEIERNGLKMIEIPEWMKRELGKILPPTSIPKNPLDLTGDANRERYYNALKIVNSLNCTKLVIVQALPMVSCTDIARTISNFKGKGVIGITMGLDEDMALKILESTGIPAYTFPEDAVRAIRYYTSRPLPRKKIRTVQPIESAMELIKEKKSLKDYEAMKLMEIYGIKTPKWGTALSEDEAQQIADNIGYPVVMKISPDEPLHKTELKGVVVNVEKEDVKKVYAQLSKITKRVMIQQQLSGLEVYVGGLKDPVFGHVVLVGSGGIYVEVLRNVAYALSPVYEDEAQELLVESKIHDMLTARKRGYDENSLIRTIVSISRMIVDLNIKEMDINPVFVNEYGAFATDVRIVIS; from the coding sequence ATGGATAATTTGGAATTCTTATTTAAGCCTAAAAGTATCGCGGTAGTAGGAGCATCAAGATATAAGGAAAAGGTCGGAAATGTGGTATTTAGAAATTTACTCTCTACTTTTAATGGTAAACTATATCCAATCAATCCAAAAGCTGAAGACGTTGAAGGAGTAAAAGCTTATAAAAGCGTTAAAGATATTCCAGATAATATAGATTTAGGTATTATTACAGTACCTAGGGAAGTGGTACCTCAAGTAATGGAAGAGTTCGTTGAGAAGGGTGTAAAAGCCTCAATAATAATCACAGCGGGATTCCGAGAAGTAGGAGAAGAGAAATTGGAATATGAAGTAATAAACATAGCTAGAAAAGGAGGGATAAGAGTCCTTGGACCTAATACTTTCGGCATAATCACTCCAGAATTTAACGCAACATTCACCTATACTGACGTAAAGAGAGGTAATATCGGCCTAGTAGTCCAAAGTGGTGGATTAGGAGTTTACATGTTAAATTGGGCTCAGAAGTTCAGAGTAGGAATAAGTTATATGATAAGTTTGGGTAATCAGGCGGATGTAAAAGAGTATGAAGTAATTGATTACTTATCTAGGGACGCGGAAACTAGGGCAATTTTCGTTTATTTAGAAGGTGTTTCAGATGGCACTTCGTTTCTAGAGACTTTGCCAGATGCAGTAAGAAGGAAGCCAGTAGTATTCCTAAAGGGTGGAACTACTAGTCAAGGTGCCTCTGCTGCGAAAACCCATACTGGTAGCTTAGCTGGCTCCTTTGAAGTATTTAAAGCTGCTGTGAAAACGGTGGGAGGTATTCTAATAGATAATCTTCATGATATGTTAAATCTCGCAAAAATATTAATGTACTCTGAGCCCATAAGTAATGAGATATTGGTAATCACTAATTCTGGTGGCCACGGTGTCCTAGTTTCGGATGAAATAGAAAGAAATGGACTAAAGATGATTGAAATACCAGAATGGATGAAAAGGGAACTGGGGAAGATCTTGCCACCAACCTCCATTCCTAAAAATCCGTTAGATCTAACTGGTGATGCCAATAGAGAAAGATACTATAATGCACTGAAGATTGTAAATAGTTTGAATTGTACGAAATTGGTAATTGTCCAAGCGTTACCAATGGTTAGCTGTACAGATATTGCAAGAACCATTTCTAATTTTAAGGGGAAAGGCGTGATTGGAATTACTATGGGACTGGATGAAGATATGGCATTGAAAATCTTAGAATCAACCGGTATTCCAGCGTATACTTTTCCTGAAGATGCAGTAAGGGCTATTAGATACTACACCTCAAGGCCATTACCAAGAAAGAAAATAAGAACTGTTCAACCAATAGAGTCCGCAATGGAATTAATAAAAGAGAAAAAGAGTCTTAAAGATTACGAGGCTATGAAATTAATGGAAATATATGGTATTAAAACGCCTAAATGGGGGACAGCTTTAAGTGAGGATGAAGCACAACAAATTGCTGATAACATAGGCTACCCAGTAGTAATGAAGATATCTCCAGATGAACCGTTGCATAAGACTGAGCTGAAGGGGGTTGTGGTAAATGTTGAGAAAGAGGATGTTAAGAAAGTTTATGCCCAATTATCTAAAATAACTAAGAGAGTAATGATCCAACAACAGTTAAGTGGGCTAGAAGTATATGTTGGAGGATTGAAAGACCCGGTATTCGGCCATGTAGTACTAGTAGGAAGTGGGGGAATATACGTTGAAGTACTCAGAAACGTTGCATATGCGCTTTCACCAGTTTATGAGGATGAAGCACAAGAATTGTTAGTAGAGAGTAAAATACATGATATGCTAACAGCTAGGAAAAGAGGTTATGATGAAAACTCGCTCATTAGAACAATTGTGAGCATTTCAAGAATGATAGTTGATCTTAATATTAAAGAAATGGACATAAATCCAGTATTTGTAAACGAATATGGCGCATTTGCAACTGATGTAAGAATAGTGATAAGTTAA
- a CDS encoding DUF981 family protein → MAFIDDLALMLFILPLVSVLIAYTTVQAFIGFRKSGYEAIKRSLDDSIIPAAILGIVILIISLWGEFTWTLPGSYNILFYDVYLLLGVIILSYSIAVYMGKRLQTTGIFALFVGLITIYYGVTGYHLGLTKEPLALLALYVTYGIAGILGYPVTLALDTLRAQSVKDPPLKGWMLAFFILFWIFVIIAGIIGAFIAVETVPAHLASPP, encoded by the coding sequence ATGGCTTTCATAGATGATTTAGCTTTAATGTTGTTTATACTACCTTTAGTATCAGTATTAATCGCTTACACCACTGTTCAGGCCTTTATAGGATTTAGAAAAAGTGGGTATGAAGCAATTAAAAGAAGTCTCGATGACTCCATTATTCCAGCTGCTATTTTAGGAATTGTAATTTTAATAATTAGCTTGTGGGGAGAATTTACTTGGACTTTACCAGGGAGCTATAATATACTGTTTTATGATGTATACCTATTACTAGGAGTAATCATATTATCCTATTCCATCGCTGTCTACATGGGCAAAAGATTACAAACAACTGGCATTTTCGCCTTATTTGTAGGACTAATTACAATATATTACGGCGTCACTGGATATCATTTAGGATTAACTAAAGAACCATTAGCTCTACTAGCATTATACGTTACTTATGGAATAGCAGGTATTCTAGGTTATCCAGTAACACTTGCATTAGATACACTTAGAGCACAGAGTGTTAAAGATCCACCCTTAAAAGGCTGGATGCTAGCATTTTTCATATTATTCTGGATATTTGTCATAATTGCAGGTATAATAGGAGCATTCATTGCCGTAGAAACTGTTCCAGCACATCTAGCAAGTCCTCCATAA
- a CDS encoding APC family permease, translating to MVSLSKRLEPKESSISPILIYAQSLSSIAPLGSASAYLTYALTSSLSSTLIAGILGALIYFLWVLIGYRYSKVIASTGGTYEFARAGGGELIGRIAGWLYWISYMIYLPSAITYLSSVVLPSELNLSPMVVASIEILIPILLTLLLLTGIKPPLFYGLATSTIEIILILVLGIKVLSVTGLSLEPLSINVSLSNFFTGALAVGFTLAGGGASFFLGYEAVGKGKTVGKAYLTAYWVASAAVLFAAYFEIAAAGYSNSGVANLLNQTYYPGFFIAQRFMGGLFSFLFFIFTANSLIGSVVAAYVALSRLSYSLLRKDMLKSIFVVAIPFIVINVIASFTGQYLTIYLITTEISLITLYASHALVSLVFPSFTRKLSKFKFYDLLLALASAILMGYGIYNYIIPYAFPTSLIGSLSLVCGLAIGILDWIIQKRRGNKIDRLGIKK from the coding sequence ATGGTTAGTCTATCCAAAAGGTTAGAACCCAAGGAAAGCTCCATTTCACCAATCTTAATTTACGCACAATCTCTGAGTTCAATAGCACCGTTAGGTTCAGCCTCAGCATATTTAACTTATGCGCTAACCTCTTCCTTATCCTCAACTTTAATAGCAGGAATTTTAGGAGCTCTAATTTACTTCTTATGGGTCTTAATAGGGTATCGATATTCCAAAGTAATAGCCTCAACTGGAGGTACATATGAGTTCGCAAGAGCCGGAGGAGGAGAGTTAATAGGAAGAATTGCAGGCTGGCTTTATTGGATCAGTTATATGATTTATTTGCCTTCAGCAATCACTTATCTCTCTAGTGTAGTTTTACCTTCAGAACTTAATTTGAGTCCTATGGTAGTTGCCTCGATAGAGATTTTAATTCCAATATTACTTACATTACTCTTATTAACTGGAATAAAACCACCACTATTTTATGGTCTAGCAACTTCTACCATAGAGATTATTTTAATTCTAGTTCTCGGTATTAAGGTGTTAAGCGTAACTGGTCTTTCACTAGAACCTCTGAGTATAAACGTTTCTCTATCAAATTTCTTTACGGGCGCTCTAGCCGTAGGCTTCACTTTAGCTGGAGGTGGAGCATCATTTTTCTTAGGATATGAAGCAGTGGGTAAAGGAAAAACAGTTGGAAAAGCTTATCTTACTGCATACTGGGTAGCATCAGCTGCAGTATTATTTGCGGCCTACTTTGAAATAGCTGCAGCAGGTTACTCTAATAGTGGCGTTGCCAATCTATTGAATCAAACATATTACCCTGGTTTTTTCATAGCACAAAGGTTCATGGGAGGTCTATTCTCATTTTTGTTTTTCATCTTTACTGCAAATAGTTTAATTGGTTCGGTAGTTGCGGCATATGTAGCGCTTTCCAGACTTTCATATTCATTATTGAGAAAAGATATGCTAAAGTCAATATTTGTTGTGGCTATACCATTTATTGTCATCAATGTAATAGCCTCATTTACGGGGCAATATTTAACGATATATCTAATTACAACTGAAATATCACTTATAACCCTTTATGCTTCACATGCTCTTGTATCTTTAGTATTTCCCTCTTTTACACGTAAGTTGTCAAAGTTTAAATTTTATGATCTACTCCTTGCATTAGCATCTGCCATACTAATGGGCTATGGTATATATAACTACATAATACCTTATGCCTTTCCTACTTCGCTAATTGGTTCACTTTCACTTGTATGTGGACTAGCAATAGGCATACTAGATTGGATAATACAAAAAAGAAGAGGAAATAAGATAGACAGATTAGGAATAAAAAAGTGA
- a CDS encoding class I SAM-dependent methyltransferase: MATETIKATNEELMQVYNDIPKAYDRANRFISFNQDVRWRADLVKTILKFCERPKLILDVAAGKGELSYVFKRLYKNSYEIILTDYAENMLKMAIVEDDKVLCSFDALPFREKVFDIVMSSFALHASDNIEEVIKEMSRVSKKIVGFIAMGKPDSWIKRTYLSIYLKYIMPYIAAIAGARARDFKYIYYIYRRLNTNSFHKQIFSKYLDIKVYEEKALNLFYFVVGYPK, from the coding sequence ATGGCAACTGAAACTATAAAAGCAACTAACGAAGAATTAATGCAGGTTTATAATGATATTCCTAAAGCTTATGACAGAGCTAATAGGTTTATCTCATTCAATCAAGACGTCAGATGGAGAGCCGATCTAGTTAAAACTATTTTAAAATTCTGTGAGAGACCAAAACTTATTTTAGACGTAGCTGCAGGAAAGGGTGAACTCTCTTACGTGTTTAAAAGGCTTTATAAGAATTCCTACGAGATAATACTCACAGATTATGCGGAAAACATGCTTAAAATGGCAATAGTTGAAGACGATAAAGTATTATGTTCATTCGATGCCCTTCCATTTAGAGAGAAAGTATTTGATATTGTGATGAGTAGTTTTGCTTTACATGCTTCGGATAACATAGAAGAGGTCATAAAGGAGATGAGCAGAGTCTCGAAAAAAATAGTTGGCTTTATAGCTATGGGAAAACCAGATAGTTGGATAAAGAGAACATATCTAAGCATTTATTTAAAATACATAATGCCTTATATAGCTGCAATTGCAGGAGCTAGAGCTAGGGACTTCAAATACATTTATTATATTTATAGGAGATTAAATACCAATTCTTTCCACAAGCAAATTTTCAGTAAGTATCTTGACATTAAGGTTTATGAAGAGAAAGCACTTAACTTGTTTTATTTCGTTGTGGGATATCCAAAGTAA